A genomic segment from Spongiibacter sp. IMCC21906 encodes:
- a CDS encoding OmpA family protein — translation MRRVLFAALIGMFGLSSPAMAASDIARPHLFVMGSLTKVDSNRNTESSNNGWQIGLGYPLTDHLYVEGIYFDNVFETGDNQGSDYYQRGGGLDLHYSFGDRESFTPFILGGIGGVSNDVVPDSLDEDSFYANVGAGFVGRLFNLKWLRYRAEVRYIHDDYLDGMGDVRGAVGLEVALGETSRPQPRERVVEKVVYKEVPARRVDSDGDGVEDSRDNCPNTLPGARVDARGCVIESQTINIDNVTFETNSAELTLNAKNILGAALAFLQSQPNLNAEIAGHTDNVGAAAYNLQLSQRRAESVRAFLIRNGIAARRTVARGYGETSPIANNSTATGREANRRVELRLIPR, via the coding sequence ATGCGGAGAGTTCTTTTTGCTGCCTTAATTGGCATGTTTGGTTTGTCCTCGCCTGCGATGGCGGCCAGCGATATTGCCCGCCCTCATTTATTTGTGATGGGTAGTCTGACTAAAGTCGACTCCAATCGAAATACCGAATCCAGCAACAACGGCTGGCAGATTGGTTTGGGGTATCCCCTGACCGATCATCTTTACGTGGAAGGCATCTACTTCGACAACGTTTTTGAAACGGGTGATAACCAAGGTAGTGATTATTACCAGCGTGGTGGTGGCCTGGATTTGCACTATAGCTTTGGTGATAGAGAGTCTTTTACGCCGTTTATCTTAGGTGGTATTGGTGGCGTAAGTAATGACGTGGTTCCTGACTCTTTAGATGAAGACTCCTTTTATGCCAACGTCGGTGCTGGCTTTGTTGGTCGACTCTTTAACCTGAAGTGGCTGCGTTATCGAGCCGAAGTACGGTACATTCACGACGACTATTTAGATGGCATGGGTGATGTGCGCGGCGCGGTTGGACTAGAAGTCGCCTTGGGTGAAACATCTCGTCCCCAGCCTCGAGAGCGAGTCGTTGAGAAAGTCGTTTATAAAGAAGTCCCCGCCCGCCGAGTCGACAGTGATGGCGATGGTGTGGAAGATAGTCGTGACAACTGCCCGAATACGTTACCGGGAGCCCGGGTCGATGCTCGAGGCTGTGTTATCGAAAGCCAGACCATTAATATCGATAACGTCACGTTTGAAACCAATTCTGCAGAGTTAACCCTCAACGCCAAAAATATTCTGGGCGCGGCGTTGGCTTTTTTACAAAGCCAGCCCAATCTGAATGCTGAAATTGCCGGACACACCGACAATGTCGGTGCGGCTGCGTATAACCTGCAGTTGTCCCAGCGCCGGGCCGAATCTGTTCGCGCTTTTTTAATTCGCAATGGTATTGCAGCCCGACGTACGGTTGCTCGGGGCTATGGCGAGACCTCACCAATAGCTAATAATTCTACCGCAACCGGGCGCGAGGCTAACCGCCGCGTCGAATTGCGATTGATCCCTAGATAA